The following coding sequences are from one Mastomys coucha isolate ucsf_1 unplaced genomic scaffold, UCSF_Mcou_1 pScaffold9, whole genome shotgun sequence window:
- the Hesx1 gene encoding homeobox expressed in ES cells 1, producing the protein MSPSLREGAQLRESKPAPCSFSIESILGLDQKKDCATSIRPHRPWTDTCGDSEKDGNLRLHAPDLPRETSFPWPLDQPRPEERAPKCENYFSASETRCLKRELSWYRGRRPRTAFTQNQVEVLENVFRVNCYPGIDIREDLAQKLNLEEDRIQIWFQNRRAKLKRSRRESQFLMAKKPFNPDLLK; encoded by the exons ATGTCTCCCAGCCTTCGGGAAGGTGCTCAGCTCCGGGAAAGCAAACCCGCACCCTGCTCCTTCTCAATTGAGAGCATTTTaggactggaccagaaaaaagaTTGTGCAACGTCAATAAGACCCCACAGACCCTGGACAGACACTTGCGGCGACTCAG AGAAAGATGGCAACCTACGCCTACATGCCCCAGATCTTCCCCGTGAGACTTCATTTCCTTGGCCACTGGATCAGCCAAGGCCAGAAGAAAGGGCTCCGaaatgtgaaaattatttttctgcctCAGAAACACGCTGTTTGAAAAGAGAATTGAGTTGGTACCGAGGACGAAGGCCAAGAACCGCTTTCACCCAGAACCAG GTCGAAGTATTGGAAAATGTCTTCAGAGTGAATTGCTATCCTGGCATTGACATCAGAGAGGACCTAGCTCAAAAGCTGAATTTAGAGGAAGACCGAATCCAG ATTTGGTTCCAAAATCGTCGAGCAAAGCTGAAGAGATCCCGTAGAGAATCACAGTTTCTAATGGCAAAAAAACCCTTCAACCCAGACCTTCTGAAATAG